The following proteins are co-located in the Doryrhamphus excisus isolate RoL2022-K1 chromosome 3, RoL_Dexc_1.0, whole genome shotgun sequence genome:
- the fam131aa gene encoding protein FAM131A isoform X1 produces MLAMRFRSRSKEGRQEEEEDEEVKFEEMIPKSGKSPADSRKSVGIHEFAALARSSLNGISQAVRDHVTKPTSLAQGRVAHLIEWKGWPKPVDPPPAAHFSSYCHLTEGEKEARFAAGVAEQFAIAEAKLRAWASMDDDEEDDSNDEDTHAKAGTFTSQSTSDATASHPTSGVPCPSEVSETPPPENPHTESQNDPSPSLSECTSPEEDCHSVPQSEKEHGEVCVHHKPEWRPRGRSSRFDSCYSTSHSESPGEEEEEDEDVFHEVRMWHSRGFLSDRASSGVASFDEEEEDEEKKEDKEYLM; encoded by the exons ATGTTGGCCATGAGATTCAGGTCCAGGAGTAAAGAAGggaggcaggaggaggaggaagatgaggag GTGAAATTTGAGGAAATGATTCCAAAGTCAGGAAAATCTCCGGCAGACTCACGGAAAAGTGTCGGCATCCATGAGTTTGCAGCGCTGGCCAGGTCGTCCTTGAACG GTATCTCTCAGGCTGTCAGGGACCATGTGACCAAGCCCACCTCCCTGGCCCAGGGCCGGGTAGCCCACCTCATCGAGTGGAAAGGTTGGCCTAAACCTGTGGACCCTCCTCCGGCCGCCCACTTCAGCTCTTACTGCCATCTGActgaaggagagaaggaggcgCGCTTCGCTGCAG GAGTGGCTGAGCAGTTTGCCATCGCTGAGGCCAAGCTCCGAGCCTGGGCTTCCATGGATGACGACGAGGAGGATGACTCCAACGACGAAGATACCCACGCCAAAGCGGGGACGTTCACCAGTCAAAGCACGTCAG ACGCCACCGCATCCCACCCAACTTCCGGAGTGCCATGCCCGTCTGAGGTCAGCGAGACTCCGCCCCCAGAGAACCCCCATACCGAGTCCCAAAATGATCCTTCTCCTTCCCTGAGCGAGTGCACCAGTCCCGAGGAGGACTGTCACTCGGTCCCTCAGAGCGAGAAAGAGCACGGCGAGGTTTGCGTCCACCACAAGCCCGAGTGGAGGCCCCGGGGGAGGAGCAGCCGCTTCGACTCCTGCTACTCCACCTCCCACTCGGAGTCTCccggagaagaggaggaagaggatgaggacGTATTCCATGAGGTCCGGATGTGGCACTCCAGAGGCTTCCTGTCTGACCGGGCCTCTTCTGGGGTGGCGTCCtttgatgaggaggaggaagatgaagagaaGAAGGAAGATAAAGAGTATTTGATGTGA
- the fam131aa gene encoding protein FAM131A isoform X2 — MIPKSGKSPADSRKSVGIHEFAALARSSLNGISQAVRDHVTKPTSLAQGRVAHLIEWKGWPKPVDPPPAAHFSSYCHLTEGEKEARFAAGVAEQFAIAEAKLRAWASMDDDEEDDSNDEDTHAKAGTFTSQSTSDATASHPTSGVPCPSEVSETPPPENPHTESQNDPSPSLSECTSPEEDCHSVPQSEKEHGEVCVHHKPEWRPRGRSSRFDSCYSTSHSESPGEEEEEDEDVFHEVRMWHSRGFLSDRASSGVASFDEEEEDEEKKEDKEYLM; from the exons ATGATTCCAAAGTCAGGAAAATCTCCGGCAGACTCACGGAAAAGTGTCGGCATCCATGAGTTTGCAGCGCTGGCCAGGTCGTCCTTGAACG GTATCTCTCAGGCTGTCAGGGACCATGTGACCAAGCCCACCTCCCTGGCCCAGGGCCGGGTAGCCCACCTCATCGAGTGGAAAGGTTGGCCTAAACCTGTGGACCCTCCTCCGGCCGCCCACTTCAGCTCTTACTGCCATCTGActgaaggagagaaggaggcgCGCTTCGCTGCAG GAGTGGCTGAGCAGTTTGCCATCGCTGAGGCCAAGCTCCGAGCCTGGGCTTCCATGGATGACGACGAGGAGGATGACTCCAACGACGAAGATACCCACGCCAAAGCGGGGACGTTCACCAGTCAAAGCACGTCAG ACGCCACCGCATCCCACCCAACTTCCGGAGTGCCATGCCCGTCTGAGGTCAGCGAGACTCCGCCCCCAGAGAACCCCCATACCGAGTCCCAAAATGATCCTTCTCCTTCCCTGAGCGAGTGCACCAGTCCCGAGGAGGACTGTCACTCGGTCCCTCAGAGCGAGAAAGAGCACGGCGAGGTTTGCGTCCACCACAAGCCCGAGTGGAGGCCCCGGGGGAGGAGCAGCCGCTTCGACTCCTGCTACTCCACCTCCCACTCGGAGTCTCccggagaagaggaggaagaggatgaggacGTATTCCATGAGGTCCGGATGTGGCACTCCAGAGGCTTCCTGTCTGACCGGGCCTCTTCTGGGGTGGCGTCCtttgatgaggaggaggaagatgaagagaaGAAGGAAGATAAAGAGTATTTGATGTGA